CGACAATTGATTTTAATGCCTTTGCAAATGCGGTATCCCTAATTGGTGTGATCGCCACGCACAAGCCAAATACGACACATGCGGCAGGGATATAATACCACTTAAACTGCTTCTTCTTTTGTTGTCCTTTTGTTGTAATTCCTGTACTTTCATAGAATTGTTTCTTTATATGCTCTTTTTCTGTTTTTGTCAGTTTTTCTTCCTCTTCTGGAACAAACTTTTCTAAATTGATTTCTCTATATTCTCGTTTCATTACCCTCACCCCCGTAATCTTTGTCTTTGAAAAATTTCCGAATCTTTTTCTTTCCTTTGGAAATTCTTGAGTAAATACGGTCTCTGTGCAGCCCTGTTTCTACTGAAATCTGTGCAACTGACTGTTCTTTTACATATCTTCGGTAAAATAAATCCTTATCTTCTTCCGAAAGACATTTTAGCAGTTTTCCCAATTCTTCATCGGATGCATCTGCTTCTGCTTGTAAAAATCCTCGCTCTTCCTGATACAGTTGTTTGATTTCTTTGATCGATTCTTCTTCATACATGCTAATCTCTTTTGATGTTCTTTTTAATTCCTTTCGAAGAAGATCAATCGCTTTGTATTTTGCAATGGCACACAGAAAAGCTTTGAAATCTCCTTTTTTCGTATCAAATCTTTCTGGATGATTCCAAACCGCCAACAGACAATCATTGAAACACTCTTCCCAATGGTCTTTCTGATCATAAAGATTTTTAAGAAGTACCGTTTTGATCAGGCCTCCATATTGATCTATGATGTAATCGATCGCCTGTGGATTTTTCTTCTTTAATTGTTTTATCAAATTTTGTTCCTTGATCTTCACATATTTACCCTCCATATCTTACTGTATACAGTACTTTTATTTACCGGTCTATTTATTACTTCGTATTGGAAATGAAAAATCTGTCCATTTTTATCTATTTTTCCATTATGTCTTAAGAAAAGTGAAAGAAAAACATCAACTTATTCGTTTCTTTTCTTTGTTAAGATCATATCATAACGATCAAGGAGGATTTCTTTATGAAAAACAAACGAACTTTTTTACTTCATTTATTATTTGTATTTTATCTGGCGGCACTAACCTGGATCATCTTATTTAAGATGGCAGTTTCTTTTGACACGATCGATCATGGGATACGAAGCCTGAATCTGATTCCATTCAAAGGTGCCATGATCACAAATGGACGAATCAACTTTTCTGAGATGATCGATAATATTCTTGTTTTCTGCCCTTTTGGAATTTATATTGGAGTTTTGTATCGACGTTGGAATTTGTCTGAGAAAGTGTTGTCTTTCTTCTCTGTAAGCTTGATTTATGAGGTTCTGCAGTATGTTTTGGCAATTGGACGCAGTGATATTACGGATGTAATCATGAATACAGTTGGGGGAATTGTTGGACTTTTGATTTATTCTCTGCTTAATAAGATCTGTCGAAATGAACGTATGACAGAAATTGTTGTATTCATCTGCGCTGCTTTTGGAAGTGCGGCTGTATCTGGATTTTTATTGGCAATTTTTCACGCTAATTAAATTTGAATTTAGTCTTTGATGTATGTGATGGAAATAAAGGCTATCGGAATTCCCGTAGGTTGTTTCCTGTTATAGGTTAAAGGATTCCAATTTAAGTAATATACGACAACAGTTTTTTCCTTACAAATTTCTGTTTGTCTGGAACTAAATTAATATTCTAGAACCTATTATATTTCATCATCTCTCTGCTATCAATATGTTTTATCATATACTCATAGCCTACAATTGGCCAATCAAATTAAATTTTACAAAAAATGCCTGAACAAGCTTATCCTACACTTATCCAGGCATTTTCGTTTTAAGGTCGAGATTATATTATTTTTTAGGAAAATTGACATTTAATTTACATTTCGCAAGAAAAACTTATCTTACTGTACTGCTTTAAAAGCTTCCTCTAAATCTTCGATGATATCATCGATATTTTCTGTACCAATTGACAGACGAATTGTGTTAGGTTTGATTCCTGATCCTAATAATTCTTCTTCAGTCATCTGAGAATGTGTTGTAGATGCTGGATGGATGACTAAGGATTTCACGTCTGCTACGTTTGCAAGCAGTGAGAATAACTCTAAGTGATCAATAAAGTCTTTTGCTTTCTGTGCATCACCTTTGATCTCGAATGTGAAGATAGATCCACCACCGTTAGGGAAGTATTTTTTGTATAATTCCTGCTGTTCTGGATCGTCAGATACAGATGGATGGTTTACTTTTTCTACTGCTGGATGGTTTTTCAGGTATTCTACAACTTTTAATGCATTTTGTACATGACGTTCTACTCTTAAGGATAATGTTTCTAATCCCTGTAAGAAGATGAATGCATGAACTGGAGATAATGTTGCTCCTGTGTCACGAAGTAATAATGCTCTGATCTTTGTTACGAATGCAGCTGCTCCAACGTCTTTTGTAAAGCTTACTCCATGGTAGCTTGGGTTTGGTTCTACTAATGATGGGAATTTTCCTGATGCTTCCCAGTCGAATTTACCACCGTCAATGATGACACCACCGATTGTTGTTCCGTGACCACCGATGAATTTTGTTGCTGAATGTACTACGATGTCTGCTCCATATTCGATTGGTCTTACAAGGTATGGTGTTGCAAATGTATTATCTACGATCAGTGGAATGTTGTGTTCATGAGCGATCGCTGCTGCTTTCTCAATGTCTACAACGTCTGAGTTTGGATTTCCTAATGTTTCGATGAATAATAATTTTGTGTTATCTTGGATTGCTGCTCTTACTTCATCTTCATTGAAAATGTCTACGAATGTTGTTTCGATTCCGTAATCTGGTAATGTATGCTCTAAGAAGTTGTATGTTCCACCGTAAATATTTTTCGCTGCAACTACGTGATCTCCTGCTTTTGTAATATTTTCAATCGCATATGTGATCGCTGCTGCTCCAGATGCTACTGCTAATGCTGCAACTCCACCTTCTAGTGCTGCGATTCTCTGTTCAAAAACATCTTCTGTTGGGTTTGTTAATCTTCCGTAGATGTTACCTGCATCTGCAAGTCCGAAACGAGCTGCTGCATGATCGCAATTTCTGAATACATAAGATGATGTCTGATAAATAGGTACTGCTCTTGCATCTGTCACTGGATCTGGCTGTTCCTGTCCTACGTGTAACTGTAATGTTTCAAACTTATAATTTCTTTCTTTACTCATAATTTCTATCTCCTTTGTTGACTTTTATTTTGAATTTTGTATGTTGTCTTTCTTGATTACAAACTTATCTTACCATTAGATTTCCTACTTGTCCAATATGAAAAGTCAACATCTAGTTATAGGATATCCCTATAGCCAGAGTCGTCACCCATAGCTTTATACTTTTTGATCTCCTCTAAGTACTTCTCTCCTAATGGGCTGATCGCGACTCCTTTTCGCTTGATATAGCCAATCGTCATGAGCTCATCCGATTTTAGTTTCACAGCACAGTAATCATCACCATTTAAGCTTTCACAGATAATTCCTGAACATAATGTATATCCATTTAACCCAACCATGAGATTTAACATAGTAGCTCTGTCATTTGCTTTGATCAGACGTTTATATTCATAGGTACTTAATACTTCCTCTGCAAAATAAAAGGAGTTATATTCCCCCTGTTCAAATGACAGGCATGGATATTCTTCCAGCTCTTCGATCGAAATCTCCTCTTTGTCTGCTAGTGGGTGTCCCTTCCACATATAAACATAGATTCCACATTCCAATAATGGATGGAATTCAAGCCCTGATTCCTGCAGCATCTTGCTTAATACCTTCTTATTAAATTCATTTAAATAAAGGATCCCGATCTCACTGTGAAAATCTTTGACATCCTTGATCACTTCGTATGTCTTTGTCTCTCTGACTGCAAATTCGTATTCATCCATACCAAACTGTTTGACCATCTCCACAAAAGCATTCACTGCAAATGTATAATGCTGCATGGAAACTCCGAATTTCTTCTTGATATTTTTCTTCTCAATATAGCGAGATTCCATAAGCTGATACTGTTCAACGACCTGTCTTGCATAACTTAAGAATTCCATCCCTTCTTGTGTGACTGATACTCCTCGATTGCTTCTCTTAAAGAGTCTTGTTCCAATCTCTTTTTCTAATTCTTTGACTGCAAGAGATAGACTTGGCTGTGAGATAAACAGGCTTTTTGCCGCCTCATTCATAGATCCTGTATCTGCGATTGCTATAATATATCTTAATTGTGTTAATGTCATGGTTCTTCCCTTCCTTATCTTTTCTGTCCGTGGTTTATTATACTTGATTTTTCGCCGCTTGTCTTATAATTTTTGAAAGAAATGCTCTTGACATATTGGTTTGCTTTGTCTTATAATGATGGCTGTTTCAATAGTTAGAATTCTAACTATCAGCTTTCTAATCATAAAAGGAGTATCATCTATGTATGAATCATCTTATCATTATCTTCTGATGTCCAATCATTTAAGCCTTCAGAAGAAAATCATGGCTGTCTTAAAGCCACTTGGCCTCTCAACCGGCCAGCCAAAGGTCTTAGACCATCTTCGATATCATAATGGTGCCAGTCAAAAAGACATTGCCCATGCTTGTCATATCGAACCTGCTTCTTTGACTTCTATTTTAAATCGAATGGAAAAACAGCATATGATCGAGCGTAAGAATTTGAACGGAAATCGCCGATCCTTTCATATTTTCCTGACAGATTATGGAATGGAACTGTCTGAATCGATTGAAAAAGCTTTCTTATCTCTTGAACAAGAAGTTTTTTCTGGGATTTCTAATGCAGAAAAAGAACAATTTCTAAAGATCTTTGAAAAACTATATAAAAATACTACAAAAGAGGAGTAAATCACATCATGGAAAAACTAAAACGTTATATCATCTTTTTTATTGGGCTTTATATTAACTCTCTCGGAGTTGCCCTGATCACAAAAGCAAGTCTTGGTACATCACCAATTTCTTCCATTCCTTATGTACTGAGCCTTAATTTCCCATTTACACTTGGAAATTTCACCATTTTCTTCAGCCTGTTACTGATCTTTTTACAGCTGTTGATCTTACGAAAGAATTTTAAACTGGAACACGTGTTACAGATTCCAATCTCTATCTTATTCGGATATTTTATTGACTGGTCTATGATCCTTCTTGGATTTGTAAATCCGTCCTTTTATTTGATGAAGATCATTTATCTGCTGATCGGATGTATGATCCTTGGATTTGGTGTGTATACAGAAGTCCTTGCTAACGTTGCGATGCTTCCTGGGGAATCTTTTGTACGTGCCATTGTAATGACATGGCATACAGAATTTGGTGTCACAAAAATCTGTTTTGACGTATCTATGACTGTGATTGCCGGAGTTCTTTCCTTTGTATTCGCAGGTAAGTTAGACGGTGTACGTGAAGGTACAGTTATTGCCGCTTTACTTGTTGGATTTATTGCACGTTTATTTGGACGTTTCTTATCTTTTGTGGAGCCAATGCTGTTCCCAGATTCAGACACTAACACAGATTCAGACACTGACACAGATTCAACAGACACTCCTATTGTCATTGCGATCGCTCGTGAATATGGAAGCGGTGGACATGACCTTGGAGAAGCTCTTGCAAAACGTCTTGGATTTGATTTCTATGACAATGAGATCATTCAGATGGCTGCAGGTTCTACTGGTTATGATCCTGAATTCATCAAGAATAATGATGAACAGATGCGTAGTTCCCTGCTTTATGATCTTGTGAATCAGGTATATTCTCACGCACCACAGAACCCAGCTCCAAAAGATAATATCTTTGCGGCAGAATCTAAAGTAATCAATGAGCTTGCTTCAAAAGGAAATTGTGTTGTGATCGGTCGTTGTGCGGATTATATCTTAAGAGACCGCCCTCATTGCATGCGAATCTTCTTACATGCACCTGCCGAGTATCGTGTGAAACGAATTATGAGAACGGAAAACTTATCTCATGATGCGGCACTGACGAAAGCAATCCAGATGAACCGCAAGCGTTCTGATAACTATCATTATTATACACATCAACCATGGGGATTATCCAGAAACTACCATCTGACACTGGACACTTCACTTGGAGATGATTTTGTGCTTGATAGCATTTGTGAAGGGTTGAAACATATTCAGTAATTTATTATGATTGTAAAAAGGATAGATGCCTTATTAACTTTGGTATCTATCCTTTTCTACTTTCTAATATTTTTGGAAACTGAAATATAAAACTTGTTCCTTCTCCTTTTTTGCTTTCCACATGTATTTTCCCGCCATGAACTGCCACGATAAAGTGAACCATCGAAAGACCAAGTCCAGTTCCTCCATTCTCTCTGGAACGGCTTTTATCTACCCGGTAAAAACGATCCCAGATCTTAGGAATATCTTCCTGAGCGATCCCTATCCCATCATCTTTTACCTCTCCTATGATCATATCTCCTTGTTCTTTCCATAGAATATCAATATGACCATGTTCCTTTCCATAGCTGATCGCATTCTGAACAAGATTCATCATCATTCGCAATAATAATGTATGATTTCCCATCATCTTTACATCTCGATCACTGGAAACAGATATCTGAATCTTCTTTTTCTCTGCCTGCTCGCGCAATTCTTCTACGATAACTTCTGTCAATAGTATGAGATCAACTTCTTCCATATCATAAGATTCGTTCATCTCACCTCTTGCGATCATTAACATCTCACTGATCAATTTCGACATGCGTCTTGCCTGTCTTAAAATGATCATGATCTCTTCTTTTTCCTCTTCCTCTAATACTGGATCTTCGATCAAATATTCACATTGAGAAATGATCACGGTCACTGGAGTTCGAAGTTCATGGGATACATCTGCTGTAAACTGCTGTTCTTTTTCAAAGGATTCTTCCAGTCTTTCGAACATTTGATTAAATTTATGAGATAATTCATACAATTCATCTCTTACTTTCGGCAATGGAAGCCTTTTTGTAAGATCCTTTCCATAACTGATATTCTCTACCTGATCACAGATCAGATCCACCTGCTTTAATGCACGTTTCAGCATAAAATATCCTGTCATTGCTATCAATAAAATGAACACGGGATATAAGACGATCATCATTTTCTGAGATGTTGTCATAAATACTTCGATCGCATGAATGGATGTGATCCCCCTGATCCATATAGCCTTATTCTTTCCATAGGTATGCACACTGTCATATACCATCCATTTGCTGCTGCCGGATGTAATGACCCTCGGTGTATGAGACTTTAAGATCGTCTGTTTCGGAAATTTCTCTGGCATTGTGCCATATAATAATTTCCCGTTGTCATCATAGACACAAAACATGACTCCATCCTGATAAAACTGAGTATCTTCTGATAAATAATAGGTTCCATCCTGAAATTGAAAGTTCGCAGAAAATCCAGTCACTGCCGCACTGACTTCTTCTTCTGTCGCTGAAATCCCGACTTTGTCGACAAAGTAAAACATAAAGACAAGAACCATTCCTAAAATAAGTGCAATGATCCCTGTATACCATAATGTGACCTTTTTCTTGATCGTCATCTGCTTCATCATTCTTCCCTCATCACATAGCCTGTTCCGCGTACCGTATGGATCAGTTTTTTCTCATATCCTGCATCAATTTTCTTTCGGAGATATCTTATATATACATCAATAACATTCGACCCTCCCTCATAATCATAATTCCATGCATTTTGTTCAATCTGCTGCCTCGTCATCACGATATTCTGATTCCGCATCAGACATTCTAACACCATAAATTCTTTTGACGACAAACTGATCTCTTTTCCTGCTCTTGTCACAATTCTTGTATCCCGATCCAGAGTAAGATCTGCAATCTTTAACTGATTCGTTACAAATTGGGGTTTTCTCCGCATCATCACGCGGATTCTTGCGAGTAACTCTTCAAACGCAAACGGCTTAATCAGATAATCATCGGCCCCCAGGTCAAGCCCCTTTACCCGGTCCTCAATACCATCCCTTGCAGTCAGTAAGAGAATTGGTGTATCATTCCCCATCTGCCTAACTTCCTTTAAAACCGCAAAACCATCCTTCCCAGGAAGCATGATGTCGAGAAGAACTCCATCATAAGATGTCATCTCCATATAATCTAGCGCTTCTTCTCCATCTCCACAGGCATCCACACTATAATGCTCTCTTACCAAACGTTTCTTTATAATATTTCTTAAATCTTTTTCATCTTCAACAACTAATATTCTCATGATGCCTTTATTATAATACAATCTGTTTTTTGAATCCAGCACCTATTTTTAATGTTATTTTAATGTTTATTGGTTATGCTATTTATAACAAAAGGAAATCTATCCCAACCA
The sequence above is drawn from the Anaerostipes hadrus ATCC 29173 = JCM 17467 genome and encodes:
- a CDS encoding cytidylate kinase family protein; protein product: MEKLKRYIIFFIGLYINSLGVALITKASLGTSPISSIPYVLSLNFPFTLGNFTIFFSLLLIFLQLLILRKNFKLEHVLQIPISILFGYFIDWSMILLGFVNPSFYLMKIIYLLIGCMILGFGVYTEVLANVAMLPGESFVRAIVMTWHTEFGVTKICFDVSMTVIAGVLSFVFAGKLDGVREGTVIAALLVGFIARLFGRFLSFVEPMLFPDSDTNTDSDTDTDSTDTPIVIAIAREYGSGGHDLGEALAKRLGFDFYDNEIIQMAAGSTGYDPEFIKNNDEQMRSSLLYDLVNQVYSHAPQNPAPKDNIFAAESKVINELASKGNCVVIGRCADYILRDRPHCMRIFLHAPAEYRVKRIMRTENLSHDAALTKAIQMNRKRSDNYHYYTHQPWGLSRNYHLTLDTSLGDDFVLDSICEGLKHIQ
- a CDS encoding HAMP domain-containing sensor histidine kinase; the protein is MMKQMTIKKKVTLWYTGIIALILGMVLVFMFYFVDKVGISATEEEVSAAVTGFSANFQFQDGTYYLSEDTQFYQDGVMFCVYDDNGKLLYGTMPEKFPKQTILKSHTPRVITSGSSKWMVYDSVHTYGKNKAIWIRGITSIHAIEVFMTTSQKMMIVLYPVFILLIAMTGYFMLKRALKQVDLICDQVENISYGKDLTKRLPLPKVRDELYELSHKFNQMFERLEESFEKEQQFTADVSHELRTPVTVIISQCEYLIEDPVLEEEEKEEIMIILRQARRMSKLISEMLMIARGEMNESYDMEEVDLILLTEVIVEELREQAEKKKIQISVSSDRDVKMMGNHTLLLRMMMNLVQNAISYGKEHGHIDILWKEQGDMIIGEVKDDGIGIAQEDIPKIWDRFYRVDKSRSRENGGTGLGLSMVHFIVAVHGGKIHVESKKGEGTSFIFQFPKILESRKG
- a CDS encoding LysR family transcriptional regulator, yielding MTLTQLRYIIAIADTGSMNEAAKSLFISQPSLSLAVKELEKEIGTRLFKRSNRGVSVTQEGMEFLSYARQVVEQYQLMESRYIEKKNIKKKFGVSMQHYTFAVNAFVEMVKQFGMDEYEFAVRETKTYEVIKDVKDFHSEIGILYLNEFNKKVLSKMLQESGLEFHPLLECGIYVYMWKGHPLADKEEISIEELEEYPCLSFEQGEYNSFYFAEEVLSTYEYKRLIKANDRATMLNLMVGLNGYTLCSGIICESLNGDDYCAVKLKSDELMTIGYIKRKGVAISPLGEKYLEEIKKYKAMGDDSGYRDIL
- a CDS encoding MarR family winged helix-turn-helix transcriptional regulator — encoded protein: MYESSYHYLLMSNHLSLQKKIMAVLKPLGLSTGQPKVLDHLRYHNGASQKDIAHACHIEPASLTSILNRMEKQHMIERKNLNGNRRSFHIFLTDYGMELSESIEKAFLSLEQEVFSGISNAEKEQFLKIFEKLYKNTTKEE
- a CDS encoding response regulator transcription factor yields the protein MRILVVEDEKDLRNIIKKRLVREHYSVDACGDGEEALDYMEMTSYDGVLLDIMLPGKDGFAVLKEVRQMGNDTPILLLTARDGIEDRVKGLDLGADDYLIKPFAFEELLARIRVMMRRKPQFVTNQLKIADLTLDRDTRIVTRAGKEISLSSKEFMVLECLMRNQNIVMTRQQIEQNAWNYDYEGGSNVIDVYIRYLRKKIDAGYEKKLIHTVRGTGYVMREE
- a CDS encoding sigma-70 family RNA polymerase sigma factor; its protein translation is MKIKEQNLIKQLKKKNPQAIDYIIDQYGGLIKTVLLKNLYDQKDHWEECFNDCLLAVWNHPERFDTKKGDFKAFLCAIAKYKAIDLLRKELKRTSKEISMYEEESIKEIKQLYQEERGFLQAEADASDEELGKLLKCLSEEDKDLFYRRYVKEQSVAQISVETGLHRDRIYSRISKGKKKIRKFFKDKDYGGEGNETRI
- a CDS encoding VanZ family protein; amino-acid sequence: MKNKRTFLLHLLFVFYLAALTWIILFKMAVSFDTIDHGIRSLNLIPFKGAMITNGRINFSEMIDNILVFCPFGIYIGVLYRRWNLSEKVLSFFSVSLIYEVLQYVLAIGRSDITDVIMNTVGGIVGLLIYSLLNKICRNERMTEIVVFICAAFGSAAVSGFLLAIFHAN
- a CDS encoding O-acetylhomoserine aminocarboxypropyltransferase/cysteine synthase family protein, with the protein product MSKERNYKFETLQLHVGQEQPDPVTDARAVPIYQTSSYVFRNCDHAAARFGLADAGNIYGRLTNPTEDVFEQRIAALEGGVAALAVASGAAAITYAIENITKAGDHVVAAKNIYGGTYNFLEHTLPDYGIETTFVDIFNEDEVRAAIQDNTKLLFIETLGNPNSDVVDIEKAAAIAHEHNIPLIVDNTFATPYLVRPIEYGADIVVHSATKFIGGHGTTIGGVIIDGGKFDWEASGKFPSLVEPNPSYHGVSFTKDVGAAAFVTKIRALLLRDTGATLSPVHAFIFLQGLETLSLRVERHVQNALKVVEYLKNHPAVEKVNHPSVSDDPEQQELYKKYFPNGGGSIFTFEIKGDAQKAKDFIDHLELFSLLANVADVKSLVIHPASTTHSQMTEEELLGSGIKPNTIRLSIGTENIDDIIEDLEEAFKAVQ